A single window of Nicotiana sylvestris chromosome 5, ASM39365v2, whole genome shotgun sequence DNA harbors:
- the LOC138868947 gene encoding uncharacterized protein, with translation MEIDFGIDVLPDTHPISIPPYRMAPAELRELKEQLKDLLEKGFIRPSVSPWGALVLFVRMKDGSLQMCIDYRQLNKVTIKNKYPLPQIDDLFDQLQGARFFSKIDLWSGYHQLKIREQDIPKTAFRTRYGKANVVADALSRKSMGNLAHLGADQRPLAREDYQLASLGVCISTSDEGKVMVRNGAESSPVAEVKEKQFINPALAQMKEAVLNNKTSTFSLGGGDGILQCQGRLCVPDVDNLRERVMAEAHNSRYSVHPGSTKMYHDIKEIYWWNDMKRGVADFVTRCPNCQQVKAEHQRPGVLTQSIEIPMWKWEMINMDFVVGL, from the exons ATGGAGATTGATTTCGGGATTGATGTATTGCCAGATAcgcatccaatatctattccaccatatagAATGGCGCCAGCAGAGTTaagggagttaaaggagcagctgaAGGATTTATTAGAAAAGGGGTTCATACGGCCAAGTGTGTCGCCGTGGGGTGCTCTAGTTCTTTTTGTCAGAATGAAGGATGGGTCGCTccagatgtgtattgattatcggcagcttaacaaggtcaccatcaagaataaatatcctttgcctcagatagatgatttgttcgaccaactGCAAGGTGCAAGGTTTTTCTCCAAAATTGACCTATGgtccgggtatcaccaattgaagatcagagagcaggatattcctaagactgctttcagaactcgttatg ggaaagcaAATGTGGTGGCCGACGCTCTCAGTCGGAAGTCCATGGGTAATTTGGCTCATTTGGGAGCGGATCAGAGGCCTTTGGCTCGGGAGGATTATCAATTAGCTAGTCTGGGGGTTTGTATTTCGACCTCAGACGAGGGGAAGGTTATGGTGCGTAATGGAGCAGAATCGTCACCTGTAGCGGaagtcaaggaaaagcagttcattAATCCAGCATTGGCACAGATGAAAGAGGCAGTTTTGAATAACAAGACTTCGACATTTTCACTCGGTGGCGGGGATGGTATATTACAATGTCAAGGTAGGCTATGTGTTCCAGATGTGGATAATCTTCGGGAGAGGGTAATGGCGGAGGCTCATAATTCTAGGTATtctgtgcacccaggttctacgaaaatgtatcatgatatcaaggaaatttattggtggaacgatatgaagagGGGTGTGGCGGACTTCGTGACTAGATgtccgaactgtcagcaagtgaaggccgaacatcaaagacctggtgtattgactcaaagcatagaaattccaatgtggaaatgggagatgatcaatatggattttgtagtagggCTGTAG